In Metopolophium dirhodum isolate CAU chromosome 7, ASM1992520v1, whole genome shotgun sequence, one genomic interval encodes:
- the LOC132949665 gene encoding uncharacterized protein MAL13P1.304-like isoform X2, producing the protein MRALEVKSWKDFVKGGFHFDKFRRFKMDEAEEIKDKERKCRKKKRHGDSKSDGKNHKNESNILSETEKGTGDQKLRHNLLDRKKEILKGLEVNTHEGDFTKDFPSYIIRCTKNKPSIKFSENPANATYHLQNRQQMLATLLPEIEAIVLKFLSAMKPKKLKENCYTDNNYNNIDEKLLVMMKDKNIYPFKGWWPKTNFIITQVKEDSNIEIDEDVLMNEITTSKRTKKSRFNDDTSLVELRPTVPSKWDSDYDGSPAAENKVAYVGATLSVEINTNDNVCTIQREENNPLNIIHQEEAMDTASDVGEDEPKIEVNVCPALPVQIQEPQGHTKLNTEYEEFLKIVKVDKKESDISITTSAINKTTQKDNENNLSMKSSSSNDDSIQDESDEYMSTKSSVESVSLQNAAEESDSNDRSFIEELPTVDLKFKSKKKSSSKKSRSLKNKESKKKRHKSSSSESSQDSESESGSSSDDSDSESTDSTSTVEKKRKKKSKNKKKRKTKTNYKKKHRGDKNKTKSPEDEKDANSSILNLIEKALNVEIKKRPSDSKEPKQKKKKRKHEKNKNIANEENDDKFEKVKDCLKETITKLVKTEKVNKNQSLSCDDTVIEVLKYLNDKEKKNKKSKKSLKRKHDSDISDDEETPKKSRLVDSCSKLKVNEKKKKSKKKKSVDSDEYMTKKKSKKKSKTTDTSEAEDVEVLIQNKSNDSVQFFELRPNEWNIIKKSSRRGVVHHSEVKNKNKISPVHDTRKRNENIKQKKSDSLNSIKYSPTNISKNKCEIPKLLDVFKEHVVEKERKKQLLKPNKNIKSDKIDNVTKNIVEEKMLINFTNSDSEPDEEVEKSIEENDEMSNKSADKCPNDIFKLKNDLQQSIFLKNDNSEQYNTVKDLKSNFKPQTQSTPPIDPYDKPPITCTIIKAVSETISYRDKVKMNLKKLSSCENIPFGFGFSSPISLIKSNNFKFDKSKDLKVTKEEEEEEEKSNEDEPKVDDPKINETQLSESDKPKVINFPPTQIEIPDVTKKELLLNNIETNDQTIDHSYDWDDSEESDTDQSQITSTNSSGNSSDEGKSEKIYSNLMKNDSPNISNKNETFSNYSESKELEELTSNVFETNSSSESVIKEKELPLEVDNFLIEKQITTLSNFTDFSKQNLDYNTEGSQNDVISVKMNKKDSDPVHSQRFNIDIIEVTKSNNELITQWTSDWINLDKSVTEINHSSNSKSGDKELQLKKKSRWDKQPMDNKISKSQRLNNRQEEYKDETETNNLTHALKDTNSPTNNGDDLYNEQNQACEIMSINCMNDYNEINPYVYDDYTQTYDQYSGIPMYSEMKTIDHDLLSPIDYSVYENFNPNYNYHTEDYEMWKSVDTDTSEYEMVKAIPTTDETVSHLIDVFEHFPSDNISADQVECSQEEIPNKNTDTIISDPQEEIVKNEKSDSASHDELFVKLYHQHFQHYNQNPMKYSLSDPVIINTDNVKVNIPDISTSQEKLSETDKKSDDIMSIPLQTRAYVCILEDNNTNLYLTSDNYMAYIAVEDRCMVHISVNACNRDGIGNDVRHCFNVSLNGSINEYWLHADLIPFLIPSDAESGVFSDDEMDSLDSDSGHEEDVDNDNNENDDHIIECEWEIVDNTHDNVNSWLDEPYILKKYNIEHDDSHINQEHYVTSSSECDSDGSEFSDSYVEMFNDKQNINENQFQKSLETKDDKHTYQNVINVVMPTNVSENTENSDLLVETDECIKSSEQLVLDVDIKNDTLKVNENNLTSKINSANNDVSGNLIEKVNNDNASEMSEEKENNYGNESGLCMKEEVTVADLSMMDTIINQKILIQKLKVRAKEKIREKLPDTIMIRYSDNMETIKYPFLGLFQPPTNSILSKPRSTKPIRTSNLSKRVTFADGIRPGDNLAASPTHDDVGRPLSPPPLKRLMRETLKFKRNMYPFKKTKVRTKLTMVKKKVAKVTPSIKETNSSVIEYYISRRRLADLPIGEIPNSSFLSSDHSSNNNNERTEKMSTPPRPTREVTPVPSDTECWNDDDTNKNNR; encoded by the exons ATGCGAGCCTTAGAAGTCAAGAGTTGGAAAGATTTTGTCAAGGGTGGATTTCATTTTGACAAATTTAGAAGATTTAAAATGGATGAAGCTGAGGAAATAAAAGATAAAGAGCGGAAGTGTAGAAAAAAGAAAAGGCACGGAGACTCAAAATCTGATGgcaaaaaccataaaaatgaaTCTAACAT ACTATCCGAAACAGAAAAAGGAACCGGAGATCAGAAATTACGCCACAACTTATTAGATCGCAAAAAAGAAATTCTTAAGGGTCTTGAGGTCAACACACATGAAGGAGACTTTACTAAGGATTTCCCGAGTTACATTATTCGATGCACTAAAAATAAGCCATCCATAAAGTTTAGTGAAAATCCAGCAAATGCCACTTATCATCTTCAGAACAGACAGCAAATGTTAGCCACACTTCTTCCAGAAATTGAAGCAATTGTACTCAAGTTCTTATCTGCAATGAAaccaaaaaa gctcAAAGAAAACTGCTATACTGACAATAACTATAACAACATAGACGAAAAACTTTTAGTTATGatgaaagataaaaatatttatccattCAAAGGTTGGTggccaaaaacaaattttattattactcaaGTCAAAGAAgattcaaatattgaaatagatGAAGATGTATTAATGAATGAAATTACAACTAGTAAACGAACTAAAAAATCTAGATTTAATGATGATACATCTCTTGTTGAATTAAGGCCTACTGTTCCATCCAAATGGGATAGTGATTATGACGGTAGTCCAGCTGCTGAAAATAAAGTAGCGTATGTTGGAGCAACTCTAAGTGTAGAAATTAATACTAATGATAATGTCTGCACAATCCAAAGAGAAGAAAACAATCCTTTGAACATAATCCACCAGGAAGAAGCAATGGACACTGCTTCTGATGTTGGCGAAGACGAACCAAAGATTGAAGTGAACGTTTGTCCAGCTCTACCTGTTCAGATTCAAGAACCACAAGGACACACTAAATTGAATACAGAATATgaagaatttttgaaaattgtaaaagttGATAAGAAGGAAAGTGACATTTCTATTACTACTTCTGCTATTAATAAAACTACTCAAAAAGATAATGAAAACAACCTATCAATGAAGTCTTCATCGTCGAATGATGATTCTATACAAGACGAGTCTGATGAGTATATGTCCACTAAGTCTTCAGTAGAATCTgtttcattacaaaatgctgctGAAGAGTCTGATTCAAATGATAGATCATTTATTGAAGAATTACCTACTGttgatttaaagtttaaaagtaAGAAAAAATCATCTAGTAAAAAGTCTAGATCATTAAAGAATAAAGAAAGTAAAAAGAAAAGGCATAAATCGAGTTCCAGTGAAAGCTCACAAGATTCAGAATCAGAAAGTGGTAGTAGTTCAGATGATAGTGATTCTGAATCAACTGATTCAACCTCTACAGttgaaaaaaagagaaaaaagaaatcaaaaaataagaagaaaagaaaaaccaaaacaaattacaaaaagaaACACAGGGGTGATAAGAATAAGACCAAAAGTCCCGAAGATGAAAAAGATGCTAACAGTAGTATTCTCAACTTAATCGAAAAAGCATTgaatgttgaaattaaaaagaGACCTTCAGATAGTAAAGaacctaaacagaaaaaaaaaaaaaggaaacacgaaaaaaataaaaatatagcaaATGAAGAGAATGATgacaaatttgaaaaagttaAGGATTGTTTAAAAGAAACAATTACAAAATTGGTTAAAACTgaaaaagtcaataaaaacCAGTCTCTTTCATGTGATGACACTGTCattgaagtattaaaatatttaaatgacaaagaaaaaaagaataaaaaatcaaaGAAAAGTTTGAAAAGAAAGCATGACTCAGATATTTCTGACGATGAGGAAACTCCCAAAAAATCTAGATTAGTTGATAGTTGTTCAAAACTaaaagttaatgaaaaaaaaaaaaagagtaaaaaGAAGAAATCTGTCGATTCAGATGAATATATGACtaaaaaaaagtctaaaaaaaaatctaaaactacTGATACTTCAGAGGCTGAAGATGTAGAGGTATTAATCCAAAATAAAAGTAATGATTCAGTTCAGTTTTTTGAATTGCGACCCAATGAGTggaacataattaaaaaaagttccAGGAGGGGAGTCGTCCATCACTcggaagttaaaaataaaaataaaatatcacctGTACATGATACTAGAAAACGTAatgaaaacattaaacaaaaaaaatctgatTCCCTTAATTCAATCAAATATTCTCCtacaaatataagtaaaaataaatgtgaaataCCTAAGTTGCTTGATGTGTTTAAAGAACACGTTGTggaaaaagaaagaaaaaaacaactGTTAAAGcccaataaaaatatcaaaagcgataaaattgacaatgttacaaaaaatatagttgAAGAAAAAATGTTAATCAATTTTACAAACTCTGACAGTGAACCTGATGAAGAAGTAGAGAAGTCTATTGAAGAAAATGATGAAATGTCAAACAAATCTGCTGACAAGTGTcctaatgatatatttaaacttaaaaatgatttacaacaatcaatatttttgaaaaatgataatagtgAACAGTATAATACGGTTAAAGATCTTAAGAGTAATTTTAAACCACAAACCCAAAGCACACCACCAATTGATCCCTATGATAAACCTCCTATTACCTGTACTATTATTAAAGCTGTTTCAGAAACCATATCGTATAGGGACaaagtaaaaatgaatttaaagaaGCTTTCATCTTGTGAAAATATACCGTTTGGTTTTGGATTTTCTTCACCAATTAGCCTAATTAAAtcgaacaattttaaatttgataaaagcAAAGATCTTAAAGTGAccaaagaagaagaagaagaagaagaaaaatctAATGAAGATGAACCAAAAGTAGATGATccaaaaattaatgaaacacAACTTTCAGAGTCTGATAAACCCaaagtaattaattttcctCCAACACAAATAGAAATCCCGGATGTAACCAAAAAAGAATTACttttaaacaatattgaaaCTAATGACCAAACAATAGATCATAGTTATGATTGGGATGACTCTGAAGAATCTGATACTGACCAATCACAAATTACCAGCACTAATTCATCAGGAAATTCAAGTGATGAAggaaaaagtgaaaaaatttattcaaatttaatgaaaaatgacTCAccaaatatatctaataaaaatgaaacattctCAAATTATAGTGAATCTAAAGAACTTGAGGAACTTACATCTAATGTGTTTGAAACAAATAGTAGTTCTGAGTCAGTAATCAAAGAAAAAGAACTTCCTTTAGAAGTTGACAATTTTCTTATAGAGAAACAAATAACTACTTTGTCAAATTTTACTGATTTCTCTAAACaaaatttagattataatactGAAGGTTCACAAAATGATGTTATATcagttaaaatgaataaaaaagatTCAGATCCTGTACACTCTCAAAGGTTTAACATCGATATAATAGAAGTTACTAAATCCAACAATGAACTAATTACTCAATGGACGTCAGATTGGATTAATTTGGATAAGTCGGTTACTGAAATTAATCATTCGAGCAATTCTAAATCAGGGGATAAAGAATTACAATTAAAGAAGAAATCGCGTTGGGACAAACAACCCATGGATAATAAAATTAGCAAATCACAGAGGCTTAATAATAGACAGGAAGAGTATAAGGATGAAACTGAAACAAACAACTTAACTCATGCACTAAAAGATACTAATTCTCCAACTAACAATGGAGATGACCTTTATAATGAACAAAACCAAGCATGTGAAATAATGTCAATAAATTGCATGAatgattataatgaaattaatccTTATGTTTATGATGATTATACTCAAACTTATGATCAATATAgtggtatacctatgtattctGAAATGAAAACTATTGACCATGATTTACTAAGTCCAATTGACTATAGTGTGTATGAAAACTTTAATCCTAATTATAATTACCACACTGAAGACTATGAAATGTGGAAATCTGTAGATACAGATACATCTGAATATGAGATGGTAAAAGCAATTCCAACCACCGATGAAACAGTTTCACAT ttgatcgatgtttttgaacattttcctTCCGACAATATTTCTGCTGATCAAGTTGAATGTTCACAAGAGGaaataccaaataaaaacaCTGATACTATTATTTCAGATCCTCAG GAGGAAAttgtcaaaaatgaaaaatcagaTAGTGCAAGTCATGATGAACTATTTGTCAAACTGtatcatcaacattttcaacattACAATCAAAATCCAATGAAATACTCACTGAGTGATcctgttataattaatacagaCAATGTCAAAGTAAATATTCCCGATATTTCGACATCTCAAGAAAAGTTGTCAGAAACTGATAAAAAATCTGATGATATAATGTCCATACCTTTACAAACTCGAGCATATGTATGTATACTTGAAGACAATAATACCAATCTTTATCTCACCAGTGACAACTACATGGCATATATTGCTGTTGAGGATAGATGTATGGTGCACATATCTGTAAATGCATGTAACCGTGATGGAATTGGGAATGATGTCAGACATTGTTTCAATGTAAGCTTAAATGGATCAATAAATGAGTATTGGTTGCATGCAGATTTAATTCCATTTCTTATTCCATCTGATGCTGAATCAGGTGTGTTCAGTGATGACGAAATGGACTCTTTGGATTCAGATTCTGGTCATGAAGAGGATGTAGATAATGACAATAACGAAAACGATGATCATATAATTGAATGTGAATGGGAAATAGTTGACAACACTCATGACAATGTCAATAGCTGGCTGGATGAACCatacatacttaaaaaatataatattgaacatgATGATAGTCATATCAATCAAGAGCATTATGTGACTAGTTCCTCGGAATGTGATTCAGATGGAAGTGAATTTTCAGATTCTTATGTTGAAATGTTTAacgataaacaaaatattaatgaaaatcaaTTTCAAAAGTCACTTGAAACTAAAGATGATAAACACACATACCAAAATGTGATCAATGTAGTGATGCCTACAAATGTTTctgaaaatactgaaaattcTGATTTATTAGTAGAAACTGATGAGTGTATAAAATCATCAGAACAATTAGTTTTGGATGTTGAcattaaaaatgatacattgAAGGTTAATGAGAATAAtctaacttcaaaaataaattcagcGAACAATGATGTCTCGGGGAACTTGATAGAAAAAGTAAACAATGACAACGCCTCAGAAATGTCagaagaaaaagaaaacaaCTATGGAAATGAATcag gCTTATGTATGAAAGAAGAAGTTACTGTTGCTGACCTTTCAATGATGGATactattattaatcaaaaa ATATTAATTCAGAAATTAAAAGTACGTGCAAAAGAAAAGATTCGTGAAAAACTGCCCGACACAATAATGATTCGCTATAGCGACAACATGGAGACCATTAAATATCCATTCTTAGGACTGTTTCAGCCACCGACTAACAGTATCCTATCCAAACCAAG GTCTACTAAACCGATACGCACTTCAAACTTGTCTAAACGTGTGACTTTTGCTGATGGAATCCGTCCTGGAGACAATTTGGCAGCATCTCCAACACACGACGACGTCGGTCGTCCATTATCACCTCCCCCTCTTAAAAGATTAATGAGGGAAACATTAAAATTCAAACGTAATATGTatccatttaaaaaaacaaaggtACGCACTAAATTGACAATGGTAAAAAAGAAAGTGGCCAAAGTAACACCTTCAATTAAGGAAACCAATTCATCGGTCATTGAGTATTATATCAGCCGTCGTCGTCTTGCAGACTTGCCTATTGGAGAAATACCCAATAGTAGTTTCTTAAGTTCCGATCATtcatcaaacaataataatgaaagaACTGAAAAGATGTCTACACCACCTAGACCCACAAGAGAAGTCACTCCAGTGCCATCTGATACTGAGTGTTGGAATGATGACGATACCAATAAAAACAACAGATAA